TGCTAAAGAACCACGACTTGAGCAAAGCTATCTTTGCTCAAAGGTTTTGTGCATTTGTTTCCTAGGCTCCTGTCTTTTCTCCCTGCCAAGCTGAATGCTTATTCTCCTTTCCTTACATGGAAAGTTTTAGGCCAGCTGCCTTTCTGTTTTTTACTGATTTATGTTCTTGCCCAAGCTCCAGCTGCTGTGAAATATCCTGTGTCTGAAGAAGCCCTATTCCTTGGTGCTatttgcctgcagcctgaaaaGCGGCGCTGCTGTTGCTACTGCGTGTCACACACAAAATAGGCCTGTGTTAGAATTGGCCAACAATGACAGATCTTGGATCTGTGCAGTATCCTATAGATAGAGTGCTAAATGTGGCTACAAGTGTTGCTGGATAGAATAATCCAAGGCATGGCAGAATGCATATTTTGTTGGCATAAAACTTGCAGAGTGACTTGGTTACGTAGGTGTCTCTCTCTACCTCAGTGCTAGGGCTAGACTAACACATAACCTGGATTATGTGCCATAAGCAATGCTAGATGTACTACTACAGCTTTTACCACCAGCTATTTTAGCCAGTTTTCAGATAGGATGATcctgttttaaaaacttttaagcAAAGTTTATTGTTAGATTGAATTACAAGGTTTTGTAACACTTAAATCTCTCCACTGCTGATCTCTTGCTGTgtcctgcctcctccctccagtGCATGTGTGAGAAAATTTCAACTAATGCTTATGGCAGCATTCTAAATTTACACCACTGTTCTGCATTAATATTATGATGCAAGGGAATTTAGGGATATACTACTAAGCAATAGTAAAAGATGCTTATTCTACTGTGCATGCCTGTTCTTGCTGTTCTTTTGCTATGGTTTAACACCTGGTTACTAATAATGCAGGAGTAATGAAATGAAGATGAGACAGTGCACTCCAAATGAGACTTTAACTGTATGGCTTTCTATTGGAACTGTTTGGCCTTGCCCATTCTATTCGCAAATATGGGATGATGAGCTCTGTGGTCTTATGATTAAGAACCATAGTCTGTTCCCATGTGCTCCCTATTGAACAGTCTCAACAACATTTACTGCTCAACATATGTATCCTATCTTGTCACAAGTGCTCACAGCACCTTATTCAAATTTGACTAGTGTAAACATTTTGGATAGCATGTCTTCTTGTTAATGATCGTTATGGGAGCTCCATGCTTCTCTAGTTGTTTTAGAACAGCCAGTGCAAACGTCTTACAGACGTTTAAGAAAGCATCCTCAGTTTTAACCGCAGCCCCAATTTAGCCAGATGAATTTAACTGGAAGGCAGCAATACAACTAAACCAACAATTATTTGATGTTGCCTTTTATCTAGAACACTTAAGTGCTACAAACCACAGCAGTCTGTATGGCTTAGACTTTCTACCAAGCCAGAACTTTGAACACAAGTTCTGACTTAAGTCTGCCCATCCAGGGCATAACAGCAACAGTTGCTACTCCTTAACTATTCCTTCATTACAGGTAATGAGTACAAAGAGCATCTGTAAGCGTCAATGTGGTTACATTAGTCAAGAATATGCACGTCCTAGTTTTCATATATCAGACACAGAATTCTCTACAGATCTGCCCCTCAAATGTTCGTAAAACCAGCTTAtttaacagtttaaaaacaacaaccaaacaaaccCTAGACAGTATAGTTGGACAAGTATGCCAAATCACTATATATGAACCAGATTAAAGACTATCAGAAAGTTAAGCAACCAGTTCTGGCCTTCCTAAACCAAGAGATTGCTGCCTCTTCGTCTATCCCAAGTTAGATAAGGCCGCAGAAGCAAATTCCCTGTTACTGATGTTAGCTTCTCTTACCATCTGAAGTTGTGACAGAGAGCCATTCTGTGTTTCATGGAATTATTGGCAAAAGGAACCTTTTGAGATCTACAGATTTCAAATATACCTCCTAAAATACAACAGGAAGTGACAGGTTACATTTATTAAAATATGCTGTAAAGAGAGATGCACAAAGACTTTAAAACTTCATGGATGCATCTACTTCCTCAGTCTATagttggatttgggggggggggattgtgaagGGAATGAGAGGCAGACAAACATTCCTCACTGTCAGTGCCTGTCTCCACAGGTCAGCTCCTGGTAGTAAACTGCCTTCCACTCCAGCTTTTTCACTGTAAAATACAGGCATTATTAGTTACCATCATCCCAGGCCCAGAAGCACAATGTCCTTCCAATATCCAGTCCTATAAAGTACAGCACAAAGTTAGCCCCTGTTGCCCGCCCTCCTTTCTGATATTGATTCTAGCTAAGTGGCACATGTTTCCTATCTTCAGCTATGTGCACATATCAAACAGTTTCTACTTCCTGCTACTCTGCTATTAAATAGTTTTATTGAATCCAATAGGATACGATCACCAAGTATTATATAGCACTATGTATTCTTTTCACCATACACTGTTTATCCTCAAATCATACAAAGTTTTATTACACAGCAGCAAGGATCCTTTTTTTAATTGGTAAGAACAGTATTTGAATGGGAGAAAGAATATATACTGCAAGCATTTGAACAATCTAGAAACCAGATTATCAGAGTAGCTTGATCCAACTATCCTGCCACAATAAGGTCTTACAGCCCCCATAAGTGCTTTTGTAGCCATTTCTTAGCCCTATAAGGAATTAATTAAACAGCCCTTGGTAGAAAGTACATGTTGTATCACTTTCAGTAGCCCAGCTACTGATGGGCATCTTAGCTACACCCACAATGATTATTGCTCATGACTATTTCCATATACCTTGATGCAGAGTACTACATACCTTATCATTTGTTTACTTCAAAACATTAAAAGTCATTTCTCAACACACCTCATACTTTGTGTATCTGTTATCTATATAGATTAGGGCTGCATGTTCTCTTGGGAAACAAACACTAGATAAGTACTCTGGTCTTTCATCAGTTTTCGGTTTATTTGGTTTATTACAAGCGATACAGGCCAGATAGCCAGCAACAATTAAATCCACTTTGATATATCAGTTTCTTGCTTTTATCCTATCCTAGATATCAACCCCACATACCAACCCCATTTCTTAAGTGAGAgtgaaatatttattaaattgtttAAAATTCGTACACAAAGCAATAGGTTAGAGAGCTCAGCGGATGCCTTGATGGATAATGCTACTCTTGGTGCTGCTGTCTTTCTCCTTCTTACGGGCTGGGTCCAGCTCGAAACACCGCCAGAGCCTCAGTGTTtcatctgctgctgctgatgccactgtggacccatctggactCATAGTCAGGCTTAGCACTCTAGCTGTGTGTCCTggggaatattaaaaacaaaggtGTGCCATTTCCAGCAGACAAGTGGAAGGAACAATGCATGTGTGGCTATTTCCATTATATGAAGGCAGTAATACTCACAAATTAGAAGTTAGATGGTATGGAAATAGCTGAAGTACCAGATTTAGCTCTCTGAACTCACCTTTCAACTCTGTGACCTTTGACATGGATGGGTATTTCCATACCACGAGCTGGTTCTGGGCAAAGCCATGGCCAGACACAAGTTCTTTGTAGTTTGTAGACCAAAGTACTGCACACACCTGTTGGGACATAATACAGTGAGTACCAAGAGCCCAAATACATGCTCATGTATAAATTGAGACTGAGCATCAGCTTATTATTCAATGCTGAACTGCTCTTTACTTTCCATTGAGAATACTAGGTGAACCTACCTGAGACTGTGCATCCACTGTATTGAGGCAGGTACCCGAGCACACACTCCAGATCCTTATATGCCGGTCACTTGTTCCACCTCCTGTTGCCAGCACATTGGACTGCCATGGACTCCAAGCTACAGCCTAGAAGAAAGGTTCATATGTCAAGCTTCCCTATTGCCAGCAACGTATCATGTGCCTCCTACATAAATAACTACTTACCTTAACAGCTCCTTGATGCTGTGTGAAAGTCTGCACAGGCTGAAATGATCCACTATCCCCTTGGATGCTTGGCCAGACGTTTACTAGGTTATCATTTCCTCCACTGGCCAGATAGCGACCATCAGGTGACCACTTGAGCCCACACACTTCTTGTGTATGGCCAGCAAGTGTTGCCACATGGTGCTCTGCCACACGAACATCATGATGATGAATGTGACCGGTCCGTGACCCGCTGTTAAGagacataagtatataaacccaAACTATATCAAGTGCTAAGGACAACCAATACCACCACCTCATCTAcggtaagaaagaaaaaaagatccaGAGAAGGCACTTTTGCTGTACACTCCTGctgttattgcatttatatcctgctccgcccccccccccaaaaagaaccaGGCCTCAAACATGGATAAAGACATGTGATACATAAAAGATAATAAGTGGAAGTTAAACTATAATATTAAAACTacataaaaatacttttaaaaatctaGTAGAAACAATAATAGTGTACTATTAAAAAgccttttcctaaaaaaaaaaatcagttctcAGAAGCCTACTAGAgtaaaagtcttcacctgccagcagaaggacaaggagggagcAGTATGGCCTCTCTAGGAAGGGAGCTCCAAAGTCTGCAAGCAGCCATCAAGAAGCCCTACCCACATTGCCACCAAACATGATTATGAGGGTGGCGagacagagaagggcctccctcAAAGATCTCGGAGAACAGCCTGGTTTGTATACTATACAGTCCTGCAGATAGCCTGAGCCTAAGCAAGTAATACTCTTACGAATCCCTTTGTCTGGGATTTGGGCCATACATACCTGGATAGAATGTGGTTGTTCCAGCTCAGGGAACTCACACGGGATGAGTGACTGACCATGTTTCGTAGACGCTTCTTCTGCTGGATGTCCCATAACTAAAATCACCATAGACAATAATTAGTACAGCCTATCTGGCTAAACTCGAGTACTGCCAGGGGAGTTGGAAATGGGGAAGAGTATATACCAAGATAAGCCCACTTTGCCTAAACCTTTTAAAATCAATTGGAGAAATGCAACCAAACCATGGCCCTCAaaggaactaccgtgtttctctgaaaataagacaccgtctttttcctcaaaaaaccaaaactatggcttattttcaggggatgtcttattttttcccctcctgctgcagccggaattgctgctgcgcctattgcTATgtcttttcggggtatggcttatattccttgaatgcttaaaaatcctgctactgcttattttatggctacgtcttattttcagagaaacagggtacctcaaCTACGAACATACCCACACTTCAGTAGTTCCCTCAACCTGCTGGGTACCTGCTGGTAGTTCGTGGCCCGAAAGAGTAACTACATAACAGATATCTGCATTGCaatagggttggactagacgacccttgggtccctcccaactctatgaacTTCTGGCAGAGATCACAAGTATCACTGTAAACCATGCCCCTTGGCATTTGGTCAAGTCAACAATGCTTAATCAAGTCATTAAAGAGACACAACCCCTACCTGAACCTCTGCGCTACTTGTGCCAATTGCAAGGTAGTTTCCCTCTTTAATCCAAGACACGGAGGAGATGTAGTCATCTGGGTGTTCCATCTGCGTGAGCTGGATTATTTCTCTGGACTCGTAGTTCCACAGATACACTGTTTTATCCAGAGCCACAGCCAGGAAGTTGAGGGCGCTCCAGTCAATGAGGTTCAGATCTAAAACAATAGATGAATCGCCACAagccccttcctcttcccccattGCACACCTCCCTATCCCCCATTGTTACCCATATGGCTCTGATTTCTCGGAGTAGCCAAGGAAAATACCACATGGAGGCATAAGTCTTCTGTGTGTTACATTATTGCAGAACTGACAGGGATCctataaagcagtgtttcccaaccttgtgcctccagatgttttgagactacaattcccatcatccctagctagcaagaccagtggtcaggaatgatgggaattgtagtccgaaaacagctggaggcacaaggttgggaaacactgctataaagTACAAGCACTGTAGCTACTTACAGTAGTCGTTGCGGATGTCTGGGGCATCCAGAATCCGGTCTGACATGGAAGCTATGTATCTACCATTCTTCCGAGAAGAGCCTGGTGTGTTCTTCTGGCTGTAGAGCACTTTGAGATTGTTCTGGTAtcctggggtggggaagagtgaCCATGATTACGCAGCCCAAACCAAAGTCAACCATGTATTTGTTTCCACTGTAGTTGACATAGATCTAGTTTCAGCTCATTTACCCCAGCTGCTGAAAGGCCTACTAAGTCTTCTTACACATCTGGGTTTTCAGCTAATTCTGTCAAAATGCAAAGCAATCGGGGTAAGCCACCACCACACCATGAACAGATCAAACCCTCTGCAAGAGAAGCTTCTTCCTCACAGGCACTGCACTTGAATTATGATGCTCTTTCAGGTAAGGGTGCAACCCTTTGCATACATATGTAGGAGAGAGCTCCACTGAGGAAAATGGGACCTCCAAATAAACATGTACAAGAGTGCACTGCTTCAAGGAggttaattctttttttaaaaaaggagaaacctaATTCAAGAAAGGACTTCCCTGCTGCTGTTTCATGTAAAAGATGGGTTCTGGTTGGTGACCCGCACCAGCACAATCCTAATAGCTTGAACAAAGTGCAAGCAAACCACCTTGTTTTACTAGCATAATACAGAATTACACAGCCTATAAACCGGAGTCATTGCTAGGCTGCAGACTGACAATACTACTTTCCTACCACTCAGGAAGGCATCATTGCCTTGAACAATTCTCACTCTGAAGTCACAGCATAGCAGGGCAAGGGTGCCACCCGCATGAGCTGGATTATCAGGAAGCACCACCATtgcataataaatataataatatttttttatttataccccacccatctggctgggtttcctcagctactctgggcggctcccaacagaacattaaaaacacaataaaacatcaaacattaaaaacttccctaaacagggttgccttcagatatcttctaaaagtcagatagttgtttatttccttgacatctggtgggagggct
The genomic region above belongs to Zootoca vivipara chromosome 7, rZooViv1.1, whole genome shotgun sequence and contains:
- the CDC20 gene encoding cell division cycle protein 20 homolog; amino-acid sequence: MAEGLGRVSFRSGKRRPIHMAQFLFESDLHGLLKLDAPIPNVPPARWQRKAKEAAIASSGLTPDAIAPSPMKPANRPHSTSKTPSKTPGKSGSKAQNTPNKTGGDRYIPNRSTMQMDVASFLLTKEESSDDTPTKKEHQKAWAMNLHGFDVEEAKILRLSGKPQNAPEGYQNNLKVLYSQKNTPGSSRKNGRYIASMSDRILDAPDIRNDYYLNLIDWSALNFLAVALDKTVYLWNYESREIIQLTQMEHPDDYISSVSWIKEGNYLAIGTSSAEVQLWDIQQKKRLRNMVSHSSRVSSLSWNNHILSSGSRTGHIHHHDVRVAEHHVATLAGHTQEVCGLKWSPDGRYLASGGNDNLVNVWPSIQGDSGSFQPVQTFTQHQGAVKAVAWSPWQSNVLATGGGTSDRHIRIWSVCSGTCLNTVDAQSQVCAVLWSTNYKELVSGHGFAQNQLVVWKYPSMSKVTELKGHTARVLSLTMSPDGSTVASAAADETLRLWRCFELDPARKKEKDSSTKSSIIHQGIR